The Pecten maximus chromosome 14, xPecMax1.1, whole genome shotgun sequence genome includes a region encoding these proteins:
- the LOC117341865 gene encoding leucine-rich repeat-containing protein 4-like — protein sequence MNFSHNFLRALAFNGTCYLIKFQMLDVSHNNFTEIPEPITYNFYTLLYLNMSRNRISKIIPDAFIGLSNYLLELDLSFNRLTVFPESIKSLLKLEKLNMAGNLILTVPDAGFSLWPSLSVFQFHGNPLVCSCSTAWLRNYTLTTDLGQCSYPVELKGNVATCLATSPCDSDENVYSSKENIQACKNGLVLTHENQHLKWDLPSGNVQTTSQTQANVEVFKKCKLVTNFSLVVDKTLKLSGDVNEIVCVTLSDRSWISNLTECFVLGTTEDGPEVSTEYVPLQEETTPPNTVYIGVIVALSVTLAIVVCTVLIVFLIRKCQAVEKPKGNNMYSMSIRENKAYESKTDYGSPASNVTSQEDYYDEIQPSYVNMSET from the coding sequence ATGAATTTCTCCCATAATTTCCTTCGTGCCTTAGCCTTCAATGGAACGTGTTATCTGATCAAATTCCAAATGTTAGATGTCAGTCACAACAACTTCACCGAGATACCTGAACCAATCACCTACAATTTCTACACTCTCCTATACCTAAATATGAGTCGCAACCGGATCTCCAAAATCATACCTGACGCATTTATTGGACTTTCTAATTACCTACTGGAACTTGACCTGAGCTTTAACCGTTTGACAGTATTCCCGGAAAGTATCAAAAGTCTATTGAAATTGGAAAAACTCAATATGGCAGGAAATCTTATTCTGACGGTCCCAGATGCTGGTTTTTCCTTATGGCCATCTTTGTCCGTGTTCCAATTCCACGGTAACCCGCTTGTCTGCTCCTGTTCCACTGCCTGGCTGAGAAACTACACCCTTACCACAGATCTGGGACAGTGCAGTTATCCTGTGGAACTTAAAGGTAACGTGGCCACATGTCTAGCAACCTCGCCTTGTGATTCAGATGAGAATGTGTATTCGTCCAAGGAAAATATCCAGGCGTGTAAGAACGGGTTGGTACTTACCCATGAGAACCAACACCTAAAATGGGACCTTCCGTCAGGTAATGTACAAACTACGTCACAAACACAGGCCAATGTCGAAGTTTTCAAAAAATGCAAGCTGGTGACTAACTTTTCTTTAGTAGTTGATAAAACCTTGAAGCTTTCAGGTGACGTGAATGAAATAGTGTGTGTTACCTTATCTGACAGAAGCTGGATTAGTAACCTAACAGAATGCTTTGTGTTGGGTACAACAGAGGATGGCCCTGAAGTTAGTACAGAATATGTCCCTCTTCAGGAAGAAACTACACCGCCGAACACAGTCTATATCGGAGTGATTGTTGCTCTCTCCGTAACTTTGGCTATTGTTGTGTGTACAGTACTCATTGTCTTCTTAATACGTAAATGTCAAGCTGTTGAAAAACCTAAAGGAAATAATATGTACTCTATGTCAATACGAGAGAACAAGGCATATGAAAGCAAGACAGACTATGGGTCACCAGCCAGTAACGTAACCAGCCAGGAAGATTACTATGACGAAATCCAACCCTCGTATGTAAATATGTCTGAAACCTAG